One Melanotaenia boesemani isolate fMelBoe1 chromosome 8, fMelBoe1.pri, whole genome shotgun sequence DNA segment encodes these proteins:
- the LOC121643962 gene encoding uncharacterized protein LOC121643962 isoform X1 translates to MLIKAQLGGKKKYLKLEEVSFAEFITAVQQKFLIPETTPLRVTDDQGVEVDEDVFPDLATAKEICFFIYTDQDLPVAEASMISTECSDLTEYVTLTTCDLTVLQQEDDRTSSPSLTDTVSVSSSLSSETSDQGCQIVPPLNSILAKNNVEQILSSKPAGMTVIKEYEETGSLKDSTRRLMVNIIVAHMHEKEGRAVSKATKEFHALGIVSLFPSLKDPYSKKGYEHFYDIQSNKGFLQWRMKTVQRKSRTVSTTQNNMVLTGGPTSSRSFGTMDDQRKGDECMEAMSLLHYTTDRDLVFQKMRETFCYRQQILHDPQRAADVLQMFPRFLDVKGLILQDFSLMFGADVASRFLEKWNTSFKDKVIQEARALKETVLLKQQLKAALNERSDATDEPEWDSDMASILVLLHLLTPQPAGRKRPKKISVGEAMDHLVKFHKSCNSLEDHLLTAAETRQPYVLASGTSKAQVFTFYIVLDKKLLPCQSCTSLGAFDELFKSHFVFSVKYDDALSSLYTFLQTTVYNIDIGTTEETPKVKELRAKLLNKL, encoded by the exons ATGTTAATAAAAGCACAActtggaggaaaaaagaaatatctgAAACTGGAAGAAGTTAGCTTCGCAGAGTTTATCACTGCAG TCCAGCAGAAGTTTCTGATACCAGAGACTACACCACTGAGGGTCACAGATGACCAGGGTGTGGAAGTTGATGAGGATGTTTTTCCAGACCTTGCAACAGCCAAAGAAATATGCTTTTTCATCTACACTGATCAAG ACCTTCCAGTTGCTGAAGCATCCATGATCTCTACTGAGTGTTCAGACCTGACTGAGTATGTGACCCTCACTACTTGTG ATTTGACAGTCCTGCAGCAAGAGGATGATAGGACCTCTTCACCATCCCTTACAGATACAGTCTCTGTTTCAAGCAGTTTAAGCAGTGAGACAAGTGATCAGGGATGTCAGATTGTTCCCCCTTTGAATAGTATCCTTGCAAAAAAT aatgTAGAGCAAATTCTCTCCTCAAAACCAGCTGGCATGACTGTGATAAAAGAGTATGAGGAGACTGGGAGTTTAAAAGATTCTACCCGGCGGTTAATGGTTAACATTATTGTGGCTCATATGCATGAAAAAGAAGG GAGAGCTGTTAGCAAAGCAACAAAGGAATTCCATGCCCTTGGAATTGTGTCACTGTTCCCATCTCTGAAGGACCCGTACTCCAAAAAGGGATAT GAACACTTCTATGACATTCAGAGCAACAAAGGCTTTCTACAGTGGCGTATGAAAACAGTGCAGCGTAAATCCAGAACCGTGTCAACAACCCAGAATAACATGGTGCTCACAGGAGGTCCTACATCATCAAGATCATTTGGTACCATGGATGACCAGCGAAAAGGAGACGAATGTATGGAAGCCATGTCTCTCCTTCACTACACAACTGATCGGGACTTGGTGTTCCAGAAGATGAGAGAAACCTTCTGCTACCGTCAGCAGATCCTTCATGACCCACAGCGCGCAGCTGATGTCCTACAAATGTTTCCTCGTTTTTTGGATGTCAAAGGACTG attttgcAAGACTTCTCACTGATGTTTGGAGCTGATGTCGCTTCAAGATTCCTTGAAAAATGGAACACCAGTTTCAAAGACAAAGTCATCCAGGAGGCCAGGGCCCTGAAAGAGACTGTTCTCCTTAAACAGCAGTTAAAAGCTGCCCTGAATGAAAGGTCTGATGCTACTGATGAGCCAG AGTGGGATAGCGACATGGCTTCCATTCTTGTGTTGCTGCATCTTCTCACTCCCCAACCAGCTGGCAGAAAGCGGCCAAAGAAGATCAGTGTTGGTGAGGCAATGGATCATCTAGTGAAATTTCACAAG tcatGCAATAGCCTTGAGGATCATCTCTTGACTGCTGCAGAAACCCGTCAGCCATATGTTCTTGCCAGTGGGACTTCAAAGGCACAGGTTTTCACCTTCTACATTGTCTTGGACAAGAAGCTTCTGCCTTGTCAGTCATGTACATCCTTAGGTGCTTTTGATGAGTTGTTCAagtctcattttgttttcagtgtgaaGTATGATGATGCTCTGTCCAGCCTGTACACATTTTTGCAGACAACTGTGTACAATATTGACATAGGCACAACTGAAGAAACTCCAAAAGTCAAAGAGCTGAGAGCAAAGTTGTTGAACAAGCTTTAG
- the LOC121643962 gene encoding uncharacterized protein LOC121643962 isoform X2 → MYTASWMPTPLLPRANKKKAFVYIYPVTCTSTRVVLRDSSPVELLHHSCTCVAGAALCNHCVALLFQSAHYSQLKVPVVPPMLSCTEGEQQWHKPRTLGIKPGPVDKMAVLSAKPKCGGTREGVRSTLYKGLSGDLPDLSVLQVTEVYKNFSAAEALMICSMGISSEVPLVDSALGPVQAGSPLSYQQPARVKKDLSFHAAPPPPSLSLQNYHLQPPNCMFVCSEAQQLHLKSLEVSWDMAHKFECATREQSSCSEWHQLRRPRLTASRFREICQVRESNEDSLADWILQGTRQTAAMKRGLELEADVIWEYCQMKRVNHYPCGFVIHPDAPWLGASPDGLIFDPSEPCQFGLIEMKCPNVKSYVDCPYLSMNSGKLELKQSHAYYAQVQGQMLITGMNWCDFVVSAEEDILIQRIYRDRDMLDVIKEKVDWFYFHVYMQKCM, encoded by the exons ATGTACACCGCATCGTGGATGCCCACTCCCCTGCTTCCAAGAGCAAACAAGAAAAAGGCTTTCGTCTATATATATCCAGTTACGTGCACCAGTACGAGG gTGGTACTAAGAGATTCCAGTCCTGTGGAGCTGCTGCATCACAGCTGCACATGTGTGGCTGGAGCAGCTTTATGTAACCACTGTGTAGCcttgcttttccagtcagcacATTATTCTCAGCTGAAGGTGCCTGTGGTCCCCCCTATGCTGAGCTGTACAGAGGGAGAACAACAGTGGCACAAGCCCAGAACTTTG GGTATAAAACCAGGACCCGTGGATAAGATGGCTGTTTTATCTGCAAAACCAAAGTGTGGAGGAACAAGAGAGGGTGTAAG GAGCACACTCTACAAAGGCCTCAGTGGGGATTTACCTGATCTCTCTGTCCTTCAG GTGACAGAAGTCTATAAGAACTTCTCCGCAGCTGAGGCACTGATGATCTGCAGCATGGGCATCAGCTCTGAAGTTCCTCTGGTTGACTCTGCCCTTGGCCCAGTTCAAGCTGGAAGCCCATTGTCCTACCAGCAACCAGCAAGAGTGAAGAAGGACCTGTCCTTCCATGCTGCCCCACCACCTCCTTCTCTGTCTCTTCAGAATTACCACCTGCAACCACCTAATTGCATGTTTGTCTGTAGTGAAGCACAACAGCTACACCTTAAAAGTCTTGAGGTCAGCTGGGACATGGCACACAAATTTGAATGTGCTACCAGAGAACAAAGTTCATGCAGTGAATGGCATCAGTTAAGGAGGCCTAGACTGACTGCCTCACGGTTCAGGGAGATCTGTCAGGTCAGAGAGAGTAATGAAGACAGTCTGGCTGACTGGATACTGCAGGGAACCCGTCAGACTGCAGCTATGAAGAGGGGCCTTGAATTGGAGGCAGATGTCATCTGGGAGTACTGCCAGATGAAGAGGGTCAACCACTATCCTTGTGGATTTGTAATTCACCCTGATGCCCCATGGCTGGGGGCATCTCCTGATGGGTTAATTTTTGACCCTTCAGAGCCTTGTCAATTTGGTTTAATTGAAATGAAATGTCCAAATGTTAAAAGCTATGTTGACTGCCCATATCTCAGTATGAATTCAGGCAAACTTGAGCTCAAACAATCACATGCTTATTACGCACAAGTACAAGGGCAGATGCTAATAACAGGAATGAATTGGTGTGACTTTGTTGTCTCAGCTGAGGAAGACATACTAATTCAAAGAAtttacagagacagagacatgttAGATGTCATCAAGGAGAAGGTAGACTGGTTTTATTTCCATGTCTACATGCAGAAATGCATGTAA
- the LOC121644302 gene encoding keratin-associated protein 5-5-like has protein sequence MGQGHRATQSDASRACSPVFTGSPTSDTDAMNWSCSVSDVYSTGCSNSTSDASATVLPGAYKSESSCLRPSLRSSFSRHTSQSSSQRACQRSSSSQRACQRSSSCQRACQRSSSCLRACQTSSSSQCIPRAKCPNFGREPCLERMG, from the exons CCTCCCgtgcctgctccccggtcttcACCGGCTCTCCCACGTCCGACACCGATGCCATGAACTGGTCCTGCTCGGTCTCCGACGTCTACTCCACAGGCTGCTCCAATTCTACCTCCGACGCCAGCGCAACGGTCCTGCCCGGCGCTTACAAGTCCGAG AGCTCCTGTCTGCGCCCCTCTCTGCGCTCCAGCTTCAGTCGGCACACCTCTcagagctccagtcagcgcgcctgccagagatccagctccagtcagcgcgcctgccagagatcgAGCTCCTgtcagcgcgcctgccagagatccagctcaTGTCTGCGCGCCTGCCAGACATCCAGCTCCAGCCAGTGCATCCCTCGT GCCAAGTGTCCTAACTTTGGAAGAGAGCCATGTCTGGAGAGGATGGGTTGA